The Brassica rapa cultivar Chiifu-401-42 chromosome A10, CAAS_Brap_v3.01, whole genome shotgun sequence genome segment AGTCTGCATTCTATCTTCTCAGTCGCAAGTCTCCCTACGGACCACTTATGTTAAGTAGTGTGGAAACAGAAGCTGGTTGTGTCGGGAGGAGAGccgttaaaaaaaagttaactgACGGCTCTCGTTGATTTGGATCATGGGCCTTAAGATATTGGGCTTGATCCAATTCTAGGAAATTTAACTCTATAGGTAAGAATTTTGTATGGTCCACTCCCTCCTTTTTTCAAAACTATACTCCCtattattttatacttttttaaaatttctatccAGTCGGAAAATGACTGTGGAAAAGTTGATATAAACGCACTTTTATCATATTAAGAACATGCTAATGCATGGTCGGTTTTGTAACAACTCAATAAGTGTACAATCATATCAATGTTCATATAACTAACTAGAAGCATTCGGACGAATAATGTTAATTTTACAAACATGATACAATATTGAATTTCCTAAATTCATAATGTATATAAGCTATAGTGCCCATGGTAATAGAACAGTAGACATTTGGCTCTGATGTATCTATAAACGGGTGGGATGCCCATGATTTCAAAGTCCATCATAGTGTCCTCCAAAAGATATCTGAGCTCTTGCCACCGGAAGACCTTTCAGCACAGAGATTGCTTCGTTTAGTTTTGTTGCATGCTTCACTACTTCCTTCATTCGCTGCAATGCGTGTAACGAAACACAATTAAAATATGTCAAACAATTACAACGATTTTGGACGTTTAAAAGAAAAAGCCTGCCCCATGATTAATTTAGAAGATTAATTTGGTAAAAACATGTTTGATTATTGTTCTTGCATGCCTTAAAAGATATCCCATTAATATCTACCAAGAATATCTGACTCGATCTCAATTCTCAAATAAAttatcttctctcttctctagGCTCTAAGCTTATATTAATGTAAGAAACAATGACGTTTTCCAAAACGTAAGTTTACTTTGACGCAagaaaagataaacacaaaTGTATATAGACGAAACAAGTAGTATCTTCTTTACAACTATTGATTGTTCACTTAGACACGTAACTTGCCACACCGCCAAACACATCATTATCACTCTGGTCGAATCATACATGCACAAACCAATTTTTTCTGATAATAGCTTCCAGTTAACCAAACAAGTAAATTTGTATAAGctgatatttaattttaataacaaTCAGCCACTAACCAACCATATTAAGTAAAAACAATTAGCCAGTAAAAGAAGCATATCAAAACTTAATAATCATTGGTAAATAGTCTTTGATTTATCAAAATCCCAAGCAACTTTTCAGTACTTTGGATGAATGGGATAAAATTCAATGTGATTTGAAACAAATATGGCATTGGTCATGTGGGAATCGAACTAAGAGTTTCAGGAAACACAACCTTTGGAATGTCCTTAAAGCAACACTAACCTAATATTCACTTGGTTCCTTAACAATTTGATTAGGAACAAGAATCATAACTGAAAAAATTACCTTACCTTGTTATCATCAGAGTAGATCTGGAACCTGAGGATCTGGTTCTTGTTCCGACAACCTCGTATGCTATTGTTGCGTCCAAGGAAGAAGACATATAAAGTGGCAGCAGCAGTAGCAACACCAAATGAACATATAGCTCCAATTCCATGAAGACCCATCTTCCACAGATTCATTTTTTCACCACGTTTGTTCTTCTCCTCCTCCCAATCAACTTCTTTCTTGCACTTCACGTCACTACCTTCCTCAACCTCTGTTCCCATCTCACCATAGTACTCTCTTGCTAACACTCTTCCTGAGACAGAGTGTTTGTCATCTTTCTGAGGGAGAGGACTTGTGAACCTCGCTGGCAAGTCTATTTTCATGTCGACAAATTCGTTTTCCTTCGCTGTTTTGAAAGTTATTCTCGGCGACGGAACAGATTCCGTCACAAGTTCCGGATCCTGATCCTGGTTCTTCTTGTGATCTGTGTCATCCACGGTGTACACAGGTTCCCAATTAACGGGAACTTGGAGGAGCTGTGTGGGGACCACGCTTGGTCTTCTATGGAACTCTATTTTTCCGACAGGATCTTGTGTCGGGCAGATAAAGTAATCCATGTCGAAGCTTTTCTCAGTGTTTCTGATGATCCTCATCGCTGCTTCATGATCCTCGTCGTGATCGAGATCGAGACCCTTGTAGAGATTCTTGGGGAGTAACTCCCAATCTTCTAGATCCATGCAGTCttcttgaatatttttattttgtggtaATAGTGATCTTGAGGAGATActtgaatctctctctctctctctctctctctctctctctctctctctctctctctctctctctctctatctcatTGTTGTGAAGGGGTTTCTAGATCCTTTAatagagagcaaagaagaagaagacaccAAAAGAATATTCAGACACCAAAATGGTTTTGATGATTTACGATTTGGAGTTATACAACATACAAGCGAGATTGACGCATTTAGTGTAAGCCACCAAAGAAAGTTGCAAAGTAAAACTTCAGATTTGCAACATTtctaacaaataaaaacatatttgttCTAATAAATTATTTGCATGATCAGTCGCttatttacataataaaatcttattctCTAAACATTATTTTGCTAGTGTTGTTGGAACAGAACATTGTttttaacattattaattttttgaagAAGACTAACAATTAATATTTGATATAATCTGTAGTTATAAAGACAATATGTGTTGCTTATATTAACGGTAAACATCCACAACCACACGTACTAGTTTAGACTTAATACACATAATAACTTGCAAAGACAAGAAAAAATTCTATATTAAAATACATTGGTGAAACTATAGATGTACTTATGAAGAAAACTATATTAGATGTATATTTTAGGTCTGGGAGGTGTGATAAATCTTCTGGAGCTTATCTACAACATGAAGTGACAAAAGAAGATGTTACTATTTTGGACCTACAATAAGAAGTATTGATTGTGTTCTTTGCCAAGATCCTTTCTCTCTTTGATACTTTATTTCTCATAACCATTGGTTATAAGAATATTTAAACCATGTTTTAGTAGATGATACTCGTGATCTTTCGTACTAAGTTTTACTAATGAAAGCTGGATGGTAGTTCTGAGCTTTTTAGTTTATGGATGAACACATATTTCTAGAGggtatttaattttcttatataaaaactATTGTTGTTGATCTTTCTTTGGACCAGAGAGCTACAGAAGACGAAACTTCAAGCATAAACTTGGTACCACAATATGAACGTTTTCCATATTTTGAAGCTGCTCCTAATTGATGTAGATTAACATAAAAATTGAAGTTAACAAACatttcgaaaagaaaaaaattaggaGAGACTATGGGTCATACACGTTGCAAGTTTTAAGTCCTTTTCGTGGGAGAAAAAGAAAATGGATACTAGTGGAGGTTGCTTGCTTGCAATTACAAGTGTTGTTCAAGAAATAAGCAACGAAGTTTCCATTTAAGACAAGAAAGCGAAAGTGGAAGCCATCTAAGATGATTACTATAATTTGGTTTTCTTAGTATAATTTTCACACCATTCTTAAATGAACTTGTacaaatcccctatatattaattgagaaacatttaaaaagatataaccttaattttgtaataattaaaaaaaagtctaTGCTTAGGTGTCAATCAATTAGAACCTTAATTAATCCTAGGTGGCAtcattacattcaattgaaaaactGGTTGGTCCACATTAGATTTTCATTTGTCGCTAGATACATTCAGTACAAACTATAGGATATTAAGTAAAGCCATGTATTATATTATAGGGAAATGATAGGAGCGTACGATTCTATTTCATGTTGTAAGAAAGAAATACGCAAGCTATGAACGATGATAGAAAAACAAAGCATTAACAAAACCCGAAACCTAAAAACTATACGTTGTCGATTTAACCATAAGCAGTCAGAACTTGAGATGATTGTTAATAGGGGATGTTGCAGTAGTAAAGCAAGGTATTATACTTTAGGGGATAGGAGCCTATGATTCTCTTTCATGGTGTAAGAAAGAAATACGCAAGCTATGAACGATGATAAAAAAACGAAGCATTAACAAAACCCGAAACCTAAAAACTATACGTTATCGATTTAACCATAAAAAATCAGAACTTGGGATGATCGTTAATAGGGGATGTTGCAGTCTTGTGATGAAAATTATATGTTCACCGTTAATATGAGTTTTGCTTTTATAAAAAGACCATTGTCGCAATATGTATCTTTAGTTCGTATGTTAACAATTCAGTATCAACATAAGTTGCAACGTAACCATCGCCAGCCATCTAAGAACATGTAACCCAATTTTGTTATCGATATACAGAAGAATGTAGATGAAAGTGGCCGGTTTGTTTATTGTGTTCCGTTTGGTTTGATGATAAGTTCCTGGGTTTTAATTTAACCGAACGAATTGACCGTAGATTCCAATCGGTTTAAGAAGTAGTTAATGTCGATGATAGTGATTAATTCATAAATGAGAGTTACCCTATTTTACAATATATTAAGTAAGAACGCGTAAGAAGATTTACATAAATGGATACTGCCGATATTATTATTGTTAGAAGAcaataaaaatcttaaaatttgaATCAAATTTTTGTGATACACAATTTTAGAATCAAGctcttttgataattttaaataaattgtttttataccaagctatttatataaataaataaactttttcACCAAGTTAATGTTTCCGCCAAATTTTTAAGTTTGgtacaaaattttgaagaagTTCTATATGGTAAGGTTAATTTAAgacaataatatattttgtcaCCAAGTTTATAATTTCGACCATTAAAAATAACTTGCAAAATATGTTTGTGGTAGTTATTGaatattgattttatatatCATGCTAAAATACGGTTTCTAgataattaatgtaattattttaatttttcaaacaaTCCAAAAACTTCATATGCCTACTTTATATATACGATTGAGTTTTCCTTTAGAAATACCATCAAATTTTTTCACAactcttttttttgtgtgtgtcaaatatttatagttaattaattattctatattgagaaaaacataaatacCAAATATATTTTGACCACAAGAACACATGTATTCAGTAATTAtcaaattttacaatataaaaaataatttttttaataaatatttcaccCTGCGCGaggcgcaggtcttatcctagtgaATAAATAAGAGATGGTATAAAAACGTGAGCAAAGTTTTTCTTGAAAACCAGAAAATGAATCAACAAGTGTGAAATATAAACTTCATTATTGGAAAAGATAAATttacttcaattttttttgaaaattttgtaataTCTGTAAACTCATAACAAAAATGGTAAGATAAAAAATCAGACAATAAATCTACAAAACATTATTCCTAACGTTTAGCTTTTGCCAACTTCAGTTTCTGCTTTGTTTTACTTTTTGCTTCACCTCTTTGTCTACTTTTTGTTGCCTACTTATAAACATGTGACAATCATGAAATTGCTCCCTTGATTTAGGCTTTAACTATGTCACTTTACATCTGACAATCAAGTTTCATgaatccgaaaatccgaaaCCGAATAAACTTGATCGAACCGGAACTTGGTTAGGACTCCGATTGTCCAGCCCTATCTTAAACcatcataacaaaaaaatagattcAAATTTTAGTGTCGACTATGAGGATAAAAATCACATTGGTATAAGTATCGCAGCTTAAGATTCCTAAGTGGAAAGATCTAAACAGAGAGATTCAACTTTCAACTATCATAAACATACGCAAAAATGACAGGAAAGCGAAACTTCTAATGTGTGAACCAGAGTGATCCACAAAGAGGACACGTTTCTTTCACATATACGACCCAGGTGTCCACCTCTAGCACCAATTAAACCAAACCGTTGATCAATCAATAcaagcaaaacaaaaaaggaCAGAGACAAGAATATTCAAGAAACGAACGAAAATATTCACAAATAAgcaaaaatatgatttacataCAGAGACAGGAACTCCAAAGTTAACACATGTCGACCAAAAGTAAAGTAATCTAACTAAGCTCAGCG includes the following:
- the LOC103845864 gene encoding uncharacterized protein LOC103845864 isoform X1 — encoded protein: MDLEDWELLPKNLYKGLDLDHDEDHEAAMRIIRNTEKSFDMDYFICPTQDPVGKIEFHRRPSVVPTQLLQVPVNWEPVYTVDDTDHKKNQDQDPELVTESVPSPRITFKTAKENEFVDMKIDLPARFTSPLPQKDDKHSVSGRVLAREYYGEMGTEVEEGSDVKCKKEVDWEEEKNKRGEKMNLWKMGLHGIGAICSFGVATAAATLYVFFLGRNNSIRGCRNKNQILRFQIYSDDNKRMKEVVKHATKLNEAISVLKGLPVARAQISFGGHYDGL
- the LOC103845864 gene encoding uncharacterized protein LOC103845864 isoform X2, which codes for MDLEDWELLPKNLYKGLDLDHDEDHEAAMRIIRNTEKSFDMDYFICPTQDPVGKIEFHRRPSVVPTQLLQVPVNWEPVYTVDDTDHKKNQDQDPELVTESVPSPRITFKTAKENEFVDMKIDLPARFTSPLPQKDDKHSVSGRVLAREYYGEMGTEVEEGSDVKCKKEVDWEEEKNKRGEKMNLWKMGLHGIGAICSFGVATAAATLYVFFLGRNNSIRGCRNKNQILRFQIYSDDNKVSE